The Cicer arietinum cultivar CDC Frontier isolate Library 1 chromosome 1, Cicar.CDCFrontier_v2.0, whole genome shotgun sequence genome contains the following window.
TGTCTTCTGCATTGTTGAAGCTGATGCAAGTGTGTGCATCTTGGTGTCATCAATCATTGGTCTTTCGGGCGTTCCTTCAACCTGAAAAATCAAAAAGTGGTTCCAGAATCAATACGCACTGCACTATTCACCATAGCATATTTCCAATTTAACAGATATCATTTCAACAATGCATAGACTAACACTTACGCACTTCCATTTTCTCTTAAAGTATAAAAAACATTGCAAGTATAGCACTAGCAAGAAGAAAAAGTAAAAGGGGAAATGGAAGTGAAAACTTTTATGAGGCAAATATGTCGCGATCCTAAAACGTTAGGTAATCTACATTCCNNNNNNNNNNTTAATTAAAcagttatattatatatacactTCTTCAGAAAAGCTCATAATTTTACAAATACGTCATAAAGCCAATatgaaaacaacaaagaaaaatgaGTTAATGAAAACTAGTAATGGCCAAATAACACAATCGAATGGGCAAACAGCAAAATCAGTACTctgacaaataaataaaaattaaagtaaaatcaGAAGCTAAGAAACAAAATCAGTGGTGGATAACAAGTAATAGAACACATAATTAAAAACAAGTAATGCAAGAAAGAACTAAAATTTCGCATATTACAGTGGTGGATAAAGTGAAAGAGAGAAACTCGTAAAATTCGGGTTGTGTTATTACCGAAATTGATAGCAAAGAAGAGAATAATTGAACGGTGAAAAGAGGAATTAGAGTTACCTTCTTCCTGATACGGACATGGCGGGCAGTTCGGTCTTCTCTTCGGGTAGTGGATTTGGCTTCAACGACAAAAGATAAAGATGAATTGGAATTGGGATTTGGCGTTGGAATTGTTAAAGAAGAAGAGGGGAATGCACAAGAATGAAGGAATGAGAGCGAAGAAGCTAACATTGTAACTTATTGTTATCACTTTCAAACACAACCGTTTTCGCTATCTTATCCTTCTGCTAAAACTCGCCTCCAATTTCAGACTTGTGTTGTGCTTCTATCTATtgcttctaattttttatttggttcCCTAAAGAAATACtcttattcatttttttctttctatatgcTTTATTTAGAtgacattttattattgatagaTACTTACTTTTTTGtctatgatattttatttttgttttgaactTGTTTCTATAAGATTTTTATGGTTTGGTTTTAgtctttattattttactctAAGAATAAATATGCATTTAGCTTCTTAAAATTATAATGGTCGGTAAATTTAGTtccttaaatttataaataatataaatcaatttaatacatccaccaaaaaaaaattatttagtaaaaatcaatcaaaatcaataaaagatatatatatattgatttaaattttattttattataataaaacataaaatctttaaaaatatggtgcaaaattcaaaagaatgaTTAAATTGATTGGTGCAAAGAGATTGGATTTCTATTTTGcaaatttgattattaaattaaCTGACTTTTAAGATTTACTTCTGctttagtttttataatataacaGTAAAAGACTTAGGTTTTTGCTTTTTTGACTTAAAAGacatacattaaaaataaccaacTTAGCAGTACCATTCACTCCTTCACCAATTAAAATATCCATTATCCTCTAGTGTTAAGTCCACTACAATCTTTCTATATACTGAGTTTAGTCTTGACATCATAGCCAACATTTTCCTTCACCCATTTCAACACTTTATATGCAGCACTTGATAAATGGAAGTCAGATACTACTACTATGTTACCATTTTCCAAGACAAACTATAATACCCGATTTAGAGCAAGTATTCCCAAGGAGCATGCctcattatttaaatttgatgaaaatgtGGGCTAGGCATCTAGGTTGCAACGCTCTTGACTCAGTGGTTGTGTACCTTATTGATCAACCACCAAactgttaagacaaactctcaatttaagttttgatgaaaataaacaaaggttaattaagaacgTTAATTATGatttctaaatgttatgttaatattacatgtgcttttgagtggatTAATTCAAGGATAGGACTCAAGAAAAGCAAAGAAATCATACAAAAACTGAACAAATaagaaaggagaacattctggacaaaatATGTGacaacggagaatgttctccaggatCAAGACTAATCATCACAgcctcaagatcaatcaatctccattagttcaaagaagattttGTCTTTGGAATTTACACTTATGTTATCTGTACTTGACAATGATCAAGTAGGATCCATTCTAATCAAAGAAACCATttgaatcacaaagagaaaagATCGTGAATCAAGTAAATTGAAACAAGTTTGAACATTCTCCATCTTGACTGTCAAAAGAGTTAAACAATCTTGAATTGTACAAGACATCCAAATTAATCAGGTAGACAACCAAAATGATCAAGACTGAAActtcagattgatcatcaatctctagAAAGTTCCAAGACTAGAACActagattgattatcaatctccataaTTTTCATTAAAGTTCTACATAAGTTAATAATCATTCTCCAAGCTGTTTTGACAGATCGAAGCAAAgacatcaacaaatatatttgaagtataaaggatcattaaaacCAAGagaaatctgatcaagaacaaAAAAATCAGTCCAGTCAACAGAGTTCAAAAGTATTCAAAAGgctagaatatttttattcatatatattggttttggtcaaaactgacacaatactaccaacaactcttttgaccattattaattgCTCTAAAACACCTATAAAAGAAATGTCAATGCTCAGGGAAATAgcagaagttcaagtgctaacAAGTCTCataaaatcattcacattcacatacttgaaattcccACTTTCTCAAGAAAGAATTAGTTATGATTACATTTCAATACTCTGTTATTGTTGTActaaattctttgtaaagaatcgaatctcaaacaagagttaagatatctcagattctattaaaacaatctcatcattattgtaaaactcagactataagagtttaatatagttttggtagattgtaagaaatcctatcaaggttggtAGGTGACCTAATTAAATctctttctaggtggaaagaaATTAAGCttgtaatagatcaaggttgatctgagctAGATGTtataaaaccaagaaggttctttgttttgaacacttagtggaaaatctcacatttgtgaggattggacgtagtccaagttgggtgaaccaggatacatctgtgtgtggtattctttctcttatctccttatttattaaacctggttaatcatttaagttaaaaaacataaactaaaattttgattttaagctaaccaagaacgttctctgttttctggtaaaaaccaagaacattctacgttttctattttcttaaccaagatcattcttgagttaaatctttAAGTTTTTTCTAAAAGAATAAGATGCAGCTAATTATTACTTATGGAAGAATAAGATGCAACTTTTTTGAAATCTCAAAATACAGGAATATGGCGCATTATTACAGATGAatatttcataccaagagttgatcaaaatcattcaacctCTGCTGCGAAGAAAGAAGCAGACTGGACATCTgatgataaaactaaggtacttctaaactctaaagctcaattcTTATtgtgtgctttaagcagggaagaaagtgaaagagttgatgaattCACAACTGCTAATGAAGTATGTGATACACTACAAACTCATCATTAAGGAACAAGTCATGTCAAAGAAAGAAGAATAGACATTAGCATATGGAAATTGGAACTATTCAAAATgaaagaaggagaaactattgatgaaatgtattcAAGGTTCACAATAATAGTgaatgaaatgcgttctcttggcaaagcctaCTCGTACAAGatagagtaagaaacaagaaaGTATCACAATACAAACAAAGGAAGAACCAGAAGAAACTGGACAAGAAGATGTTAATGAAGAAATTTCTCTTCTCACTAGAAGGACACATAGaatgagaagaagaagaagaagaagaagaagaagaagaagaagaagaagaagaagaagaagaagaagaagaagaagaagaagaagaagaagaagaagaagaagaagaagaagaagaagaagaagaagaagaagaagaagaagaagaagaagaagaagaagaagaagaagaagaagaagaagaagaagaagaagaagaagaagaagaagaagaagaagaagaagaagaagaagaatgtttAAAAACTCGTTTTTTCACTTTCTAAGGATCTtcttgactattgggaagttgggagacgtgccctagcagagaaactcaaagacgaccgtttctaacatcattggaacaattttatcaaaaatcattcatgaatctttcttgtaattcttctctaatctctatcttttttatctctgtcacgagtaactaaaccctatttgttagggatgagtgtaagaagatgaaacccttattttcctgatttgatttctagttatatgaatgagtttatcgaattatttttctcatcttcgtgcttaatgctttttattgcttcatcaacattaaaatgttctacgattcatattttgaaacggaagtggactttacggaTGCTTGAggtgagaaattcatgaatttatagtctagggatagatacaggtcatgaaaccaattaaattagttgcaaatgcAATAATTTAACAAGAGACTTCATGtacggtaaggcttaattctaatcttaaatccactaaggaattaggggttactttggaattaaagattTTGTCGCTAAGGCATTAGGGAAAGNNNNNNNNNNgaaagaataataaagagatttcggtaataattcaataaaggaattcaataactatgatcaaattagataccaaggttggatttgaagtctgacatttttcttattataaagatcaattttattattgattgcgtttcagcaagtgtactgaatcgttgcaagtaataataaaacggtagtaccgagtgtcgaactcaaggattgcgttttactattgaattatatttgattactagaattgaacaaaaaggttcccaagttgattgaaataataattaaaattgacagcagtagtaaaattgatcttttataaattgggaaaaatgtcagg
Protein-coding sequences here:
- the LOC101515372 gene encoding large ribosomal subunit protein uL18c-like; protein product: MLASSLSFLHSCAFPSSSLTIPTPNPNSNSSLSFVVEAKSTTRREDRTARHVRIRKKVEGTPERPMIDDTKMHTLASASTMQKTIAEELNYTSGPTIEVAKKVGEIIAKSCLEKGITKVAFDRGGYPYHGRVKAIADAARENGLDF